One Endozoicomonas gorgoniicola DNA window includes the following coding sequences:
- a CDS encoding ISL3 family transposase has product MRDKQLYSQILGIESPWFVSEVELSLQDQQVRVFIEHNGKKACKCSVCDKPCSGYDHITQKWRHLDTCQFQTILVARVPRTQCPEHKVLAINVPWAESDSRYTALFEALVIDWLKEATTKAVARQMKLGWNAIDGIQQRAVKRGLARRDAKPPKRIAVDETSFQKHHEYVTVVTDHDQGVVIHVSDDRKSDSLNEYFDTLPYDHKEGIECVTMDMSKAYIKSVSENVPDADQKIAFDKFHVAQSLGKAVNKVRIEENKALVNQGVELLKGTRYDWLTNPENMSEEQWDNFEPLRNSTLKTARAWAIRQMAMSLWNYKSRAWAIKAWKRWLCWAQRCRLEPIKEVARTVKEHLWGIINAIVLEANNGRAEGVNSKIQSLKNRACGFRNRERYKTAIYFHLGGLDLYPTGVHR; this is encoded by the coding sequence ATGCGTGATAAGCAACTCTATTCTCAAATACTGGGTATTGAGTCTCCTTGGTTCGTTTCTGAAGTTGAATTGTCATTACAGGATCAACAGGTTCGGGTATTCATTGAACACAATGGTAAAAAGGCCTGCAAATGCAGTGTTTGCGATAAGCCCTGCTCTGGCTACGACCACATCACTCAGAAGTGGCGTCATCTGGATACCTGTCAGTTTCAGACTATTCTAGTTGCCAGGGTTCCACGGACCCAGTGCCCTGAGCATAAGGTGTTAGCCATCAATGTGCCCTGGGCTGAATCTGACTCTCGATATACAGCTCTGTTTGAAGCCCTTGTTATTGACTGGCTAAAGGAGGCAACTACGAAGGCAGTTGCACGACAAATGAAGCTTGGTTGGAATGCCATAGACGGTATTCAGCAGCGTGCAGTGAAGAGAGGACTGGCTCGTCGTGATGCTAAGCCACCAAAACGAATCGCTGTTGATGAAACCTCATTTCAAAAGCATCATGAATACGTCACAGTGGTCACTGACCACGACCAAGGCGTTGTTATTCACGTTTCTGATGACCGTAAAAGTGACAGTCTCAACGAGTACTTTGACACACTGCCCTATGACCATAAAGAGGGGATCGAATGCGTGACGATGGACATGTCCAAGGCTTACATCAAGTCAGTCAGTGAGAATGTTCCAGACGCAGATCAGAAGATTGCATTTGATAAGTTTCACGTTGCTCAGTCTCTGGGTAAAGCTGTCAACAAGGTTCGGATAGAAGAGAACAAAGCCCTTGTAAACCAAGGTGTAGAGCTGCTTAAGGGGACTCGCTACGACTGGCTGACTAACCCTGAAAACATGTCTGAAGAGCAGTGGGATAACTTCGAACCACTGAGAAACTCGACACTTAAAACAGCTCGCGCCTGGGCCATCCGGCAAATGGCAATGAGCTTATGGAATTACAAGTCCAGAGCTTGGGCAATCAAGGCCTGGAAGAGGTGGCTATGCTGGGCGCAGAGATGTCGGCTTGAGCCCATAAAAGAAGTTGCCAGAACGGTCAAAGAGCACTTGTGGGGTATCATCAACGCTATTGTCCTTGAGGCTAATAACGGTCGAGCAGAGGGAGTGAACAGCAAGATTCAGAGTTTGAAGAATCGGGCTTGTGGCTTTCGAAACCGTGAAAGATATAAGACAGCGATCTACTTTCATCTTGGAGGCTTGGACTTGTACCCCACTGGCGTACATCGTTGA
- a CDS encoding ParB/Srx family N-terminal domain-containing protein encodes MTAKKYKLVDKKVGDLIPYVNNSRVHDDEQVIQICSSIREFGFTNPVLIDEDNGIIAGHGRLMAAKKLELKTVPCIILAGLSDAQKKAYVIADNAIALNSSWDMDKLSLEVEALQAEDFDLEVLGFRDDFLVSLYDEPPQPDEQEKPEEQYSEIFNIIVECDSEDHQQAIYDELTGRGYKCRVQSL; translated from the coding sequence ATGACAGCGAAAAAATACAAGCTGGTGGACAAGAAAGTCGGTGACCTGATCCCCTATGTGAACAATTCCCGGGTTCACGACGATGAACAGGTGATCCAGATTTGTTCTTCCATCAGGGAGTTCGGGTTCACCAATCCGGTGTTGATTGATGAGGATAACGGCATTATTGCCGGTCATGGCCGTTTAATGGCGGCGAAAAAACTTGAGCTGAAAACCGTTCCCTGCATCATTCTGGCGGGTTTGTCAGACGCTCAAAAGAAAGCCTATGTGATTGCGGATAATGCCATTGCCCTTAATTCCAGCTGGGATATGGATAAGCTGTCGCTGGAAGTCGAAGCCCTGCAGGCTGAGGACTTTGATCTGGAGGTGTTGGGGTTCAGGGATGATTTTCTGGTCTCCCTTTACGATGAACCGCCACAACCGGATGAGCAGGAAAAGCCGGAAGAACAGTACTCTGAAATCTTCAATATTATCGTGGAGTGTGACAGCGAAGACCATCAGCAGGCCATCTACGACGAACTGACCGGGAGGGGATACAAATGCCGAGTGCAAAGTTTGTAG
- a CDS encoding pyocin activator PrtN family protein — MNTELMLFARYEKPYVRLEDVCEELFNLCERKAKEAAAAQKLPVPVLRMTESRKSPMMIKLSDLADYLDSRHDEYTKVWEKIKGAG; from the coding sequence ATGAATACTGAACTGATGCTGTTTGCCCGTTATGAGAAGCCTTATGTACGGCTGGAAGATGTTTGTGAAGAGCTGTTTAACCTCTGCGAACGAAAAGCCAAAGAAGCCGCAGCCGCACAAAAGCTGCCAGTGCCGGTACTTCGCATGACTGAAAGCAGGAAATCCCCCATGATGATCAAGCTGTCTGATCTGGCGGATTATCTGGATTCACGGCATGACGAGTACACAAAAGTGTGGGAGAAAATCAAGGGAGCTGGATAA
- a CDS encoding GNAT family N-acetyltransferase has product MPSAKFVVESRIKPSFRTEKVKGMFDINFDTVKKEFDVDIPIEDKPWNIGLIVGASGSGKTTIAKQVFSDYELFTGFDWSDRAVVDDFSEGLSAKHITESLSKVGFSSPPDWLKPFAVLSNGQKMRAELARLILESDKPVIYDEFTSVVDRNVARIGSAAIQKYIRKENKQFIAVSCHYDIIEWLQPDWVYDCNSHTFKRRRLRRPKIIVDVRKAQQSEWEIFRPFHYLSSVHNRSAHKYIAEINGEPVGWCSILHFPHPSNPKLKRLHRTVVLPDYQGLGLGFQLRCYICELYSKQGFKINTVTTSPPLIHAMNKSPKWKMTRKPGRVSKPATSILSKHSYERLTASFQYVGEKNEGS; this is encoded by the coding sequence ATGCCGAGTGCAAAGTTTGTAGTGGAGTCCAGGATAAAGCCTTCTTTCAGAACCGAGAAGGTGAAGGGGATGTTTGATATCAACTTCGATACGGTAAAGAAAGAATTTGATGTTGATATTCCCATTGAGGACAAACCGTGGAATATCGGCCTGATTGTCGGTGCCAGTGGCTCCGGGAAAACGACCATCGCCAAACAGGTGTTCAGCGACTATGAACTGTTCACCGGGTTTGACTGGTCAGATCGGGCAGTGGTAGATGATTTCAGCGAAGGGTTGAGCGCAAAGCACATCACGGAATCATTGAGCAAAGTGGGTTTCTCTTCACCGCCGGACTGGTTGAAGCCCTTTGCGGTGTTGTCCAATGGTCAGAAAATGCGGGCGGAACTGGCGAGGCTGATTCTGGAGTCCGACAAGCCGGTTATCTACGATGAGTTTACCAGTGTCGTTGATCGCAATGTTGCCAGGATCGGCAGTGCCGCTATCCAGAAATACATTCGCAAAGAGAATAAGCAGTTTATCGCTGTTAGTTGTCACTACGATATTATTGAATGGTTACAGCCGGACTGGGTGTATGACTGCAACAGTCACACCTTCAAACGGAGGCGTCTTCGACGACCCAAAATCATTGTCGATGTTCGCAAAGCGCAGCAATCCGAATGGGAAATATTCAGGCCGTTTCACTATCTGAGCAGTGTCCATAACCGTTCAGCTCATAAATACATTGCCGAGATTAATGGCGAGCCGGTTGGCTGGTGCAGCATCCTGCATTTTCCTCATCCAAGTAACCCCAAACTGAAACGGCTGCACCGAACCGTCGTGTTGCCGGATTATCAGGGGCTGGGTTTGGGCTTTCAGTTGCGCTGTTATATTTGTGAGCTGTACAGCAAGCAGGGGTTCAAAATCAACACCGTCACCACCTCACCGCCGCTGATCCATGCCATGAATAAATCACCGAAATGGAAAATGACCCGCAAGCCCGGGCGGGTCTCGAAACCGGCGACGTCTATTCTCTCCAAACACTCTTACGAGCGTTTGACCGCCTCGTTTCAATATGTAGGCGAGAAAAACGAAGGTTCC
- a CDS encoding holin family protein gives MSWATAIPLLGTLIDRVLPDKARQDQAKQELASMIVSGELNELAERAGVIKAEAQGDSWLQRSWRPIVMLVFTGLIVARWLGWSAPDLSEAVELKLFSIVQLGIGGYIASRGIEKVVDKVRR, from the coding sequence ATGAGCTGGGCAACAGCGATTCCACTGTTAGGCACCCTGATTGACCGGGTGCTTCCCGACAAAGCCAGGCAGGATCAGGCGAAACAGGAGCTGGCCAGCATGATTGTCAGCGGTGAACTGAATGAGCTGGCAGAACGTGCCGGAGTCATCAAAGCAGAAGCACAGGGCGATAGCTGGTTGCAGCGGTCATGGCGTCCTATTGTCATGCTGGTATTTACCGGGTTGATTGTTGCCCGCTGGCTGGGCTGGTCAGCACCGGATTTGTCTGAAGCGGTGGAGCTGAAACTGTTTTCTATTGTTCAGCTGGGTATTGGCGGTTACATCGCCAGCCGGGGGATTGAAAAGGTGGTGGATAAGGTCAGGAGATAA
- a CDS encoding IS630 family transposase gives MKTVLPITDGAIRETLQIARSHGPTPYVRERAHAVLLSSRGFPMAQIADIFEVQYQTVSRWLDDWEDYGIRGLYKTHDGGKKPIYNSEEELRIKELVAKEPRRISYVQSKIEEETGKSASKTTIGRIIKKLGMVYKRLRKSCKHKRDEEQFQRSKAALKDAQEAEDKGLINLFYFDESGFSQEPCVPYGWQEKGKQLRIPSVKSKRINVLGFMNRSCELFYYPVIGSVDSKTVIDIFDYFAYQMTAPEYGGDDRYTVVIIDNASIHTSKAFRARIDDWILEKKMIVLFLPTYSPELNLIEILWDKAKYEWIDILSIVNFRGFEKEVKRVFDGVGQEYMISYA, from the coding sequence ATGAAAACCGTTTTACCTATCACAGATGGGGCCATTAGAGAAACCCTGCAGATCGCCAGGAGTCATGGCCCAACACCCTATGTCAGAGAAAGAGCACACGCTGTACTGCTCAGCTCTCGTGGCTTTCCTATGGCTCAAATTGCCGATATCTTTGAGGTTCAGTACCAGACGGTATCACGCTGGCTTGATGACTGGGAGGATTATGGTATTCGAGGGCTATACAAAACACACGACGGAGGGAAGAAACCTATTTACAATTCTGAAGAAGAACTGCGCATTAAAGAACTGGTGGCTAAGGAACCCCGCCGTATATCATATGTCCAATCCAAAATCGAAGAGGAAACAGGCAAATCCGCATCAAAGACGACAATAGGTAGAATAATAAAAAAGCTGGGGATGGTTTACAAAAGACTCCGTAAATCATGCAAGCATAAAAGAGATGAGGAGCAGTTTCAGCGTAGTAAGGCAGCATTGAAAGATGCTCAAGAAGCTGAAGATAAAGGTTTAATTAATTTGTTCTATTTTGACGAGTCAGGGTTTAGTCAGGAGCCTTGCGTACCTTATGGCTGGCAGGAGAAAGGCAAACAGCTCCGTATACCTTCAGTAAAAAGTAAAAGAATCAATGTTCTGGGGTTTATGAACCGTTCCTGTGAACTGTTTTATTACCCTGTAATTGGATCAGTTGATAGCAAGACAGTCATTGATATTTTCGACTATTTTGCCTATCAGATGACAGCTCCAGAGTACGGAGGAGATGATCGTTACACTGTGGTCATTATTGATAATGCCAGCATTCACACCAGTAAAGCGTTCCGAGCAAGAATTGATGACTGGATTCTTGAGAAAAAAATGATTGTTTTATTTCTCCCCACATACTCTCCCGAGCTCAACCTGATTGAGATTCTATGGGATAAGGCTAAATATGAATGGATCGATATATTATCAATTGTGAATTTCAGAGGCTTTGAGAAAGAGGTAAAGCGAGTTTTTGATGGGGTCGGTCAGGAATATATGATTTCGTATGCATGA
- a CDS encoding AAA family ATPase translates to MDELPDTTVDVWQLNEAGLSLIPLGSPFELPPQWFIDGRCSGDPDKAKTDWPKSPRVRWKDFQQQAPTDEQIEQWTNQWPHTNWAIVTGYKIIVVDADSQEAVTFIENSHDMTRTPLRVVTSQGKHFYYRANPDFVIRNAVKKNKIDVRGEGGYVVAPGSTHSDGTVYQWETDDYLNINDVNDLPCLTPNDIAIINGFNGSHQEQQALGNLGFSANQYSLPHDGGNLSEGEGRNNAAASMAGQLIRQGYSLQEIKAILDQWNADNHPPLLPTELNTTIASIVRTHLNNHPDTGIAVVPDPDIRPAFAFSHVRELIQAAKPINWLVKGFLEMDSLSLMFGEPGCGKSFAAIDLACCVATGSEWHGQAVKRPGSVFYIAGEGFNGLSRRLMAWQQVNGYNLRTAPLYVSQCSASFTDLANARIVSDSIEQIIEETGGVIPSLIVIDTLARNFGAGDENATKEMNLFINHIDQLLRQKYACFVLIVHHTGLGNKDRARGNSALKGALDAEYAVVKSDDELTITAKKMKDADEPEPMSFLFESVKLPFADEDGEQQVSCVLTYFDKQAAGLVKSIEAGKKQGEIHLGDKQVCIIKTLNRLVKEARDTLARDGRDPTGAHIEVRGLRKACIDAGVMT, encoded by the coding sequence ATGGACGAGCTACCCGACACTACGGTCGATGTCTGGCAACTGAACGAAGCCGGGCTGTCGCTGATTCCTCTTGGATCGCCTTTTGAACTTCCGCCCCAGTGGTTTATTGATGGGCGCTGCAGTGGCGATCCGGACAAGGCAAAAACTGATTGGCCGAAATCCCCCAGAGTGCGCTGGAAAGACTTTCAACAGCAAGCCCCGACGGATGAGCAGATTGAGCAATGGACGAATCAGTGGCCACACACTAACTGGGCCATCGTCACCGGTTATAAGATCATTGTCGTTGATGCCGACAGTCAGGAAGCGGTCACTTTCATTGAAAACAGCCATGACATGACACGAACCCCTTTGCGAGTGGTCACCAGCCAGGGGAAGCATTTCTATTACCGGGCAAACCCGGACTTTGTCATTCGTAATGCGGTTAAGAAAAACAAGATCGATGTACGGGGTGAGGGTGGGTATGTGGTGGCTCCCGGCAGCACACATTCTGACGGCACCGTGTACCAGTGGGAAACCGATGACTACCTGAACATTAATGATGTGAATGATCTGCCCTGTCTGACCCCGAATGATATCGCCATCATCAACGGGTTCAATGGCAGTCATCAGGAACAGCAAGCACTGGGTAACCTCGGTTTTTCAGCGAATCAGTACTCACTACCGCACGACGGCGGCAATTTATCGGAAGGGGAAGGGCGCAACAACGCCGCAGCGAGCATGGCGGGGCAACTGATCAGGCAGGGCTACTCGTTGCAGGAGATCAAGGCGATTCTGGATCAGTGGAACGCTGACAACCATCCACCCCTGCTACCCACCGAATTGAACACAACCATTGCCAGCATTGTCCGAACTCATTTGAACAATCATCCCGACACCGGCATTGCTGTTGTCCCTGACCCGGACATCAGGCCAGCTTTTGCCTTCAGTCATGTCAGGGAGTTGATTCAGGCCGCCAAACCGATTAACTGGCTGGTGAAAGGCTTTCTGGAAATGGACAGTTTATCACTGATGTTCGGGGAGCCGGGCTGTGGCAAATCCTTTGCGGCGATTGACCTGGCCTGCTGCGTGGCAACGGGCAGCGAGTGGCATGGTCAGGCAGTTAAACGACCGGGGTCAGTTTTTTACATTGCCGGGGAAGGTTTTAACGGGCTTTCCCGTCGTTTAATGGCCTGGCAGCAAGTGAATGGTTACAACCTTCGTACTGCGCCTCTGTATGTTAGTCAGTGCTCGGCCTCTTTTACTGACCTGGCTAATGCTCGAATAGTGAGTGACAGCATCGAGCAGATCATAGAAGAAACCGGCGGCGTGATTCCTTCCCTGATTGTTATTGATACCCTGGCGAGAAATTTTGGTGCCGGTGATGAGAACGCCACCAAAGAGATGAACCTCTTTATCAATCATATCGACCAGCTGTTACGGCAGAAATACGCCTGCTTCGTGTTGATTGTCCATCATACCGGGCTGGGCAACAAAGACCGGGCAAGGGGTAATAGTGCGTTAAAAGGTGCGCTGGATGCCGAGTACGCTGTGGTGAAATCAGACGACGAACTGACCATAACCGCCAAAAAGATGAAAGATGCGGACGAGCCAGAGCCGATGAGCTTTTTGTTTGAATCGGTCAAATTGCCGTTTGCTGATGAAGACGGCGAGCAACAGGTCAGCTGTGTGCTGACCTATTTCGATAAGCAGGCAGCGGGTTTAGTGAAATCCATAGAAGCCGGTAAAAAACAGGGTGAAATACACCTTGGCGACAAACAGGTCTGCATCATCAAAACACTGAACCGGCTGGTCAAGGAAGCGAGAGATACGCTGGCGAGGGACGGGCGTGATCCGACGGGAGCCCATATCGAAGTCAGGGGCTTGAGAAAAGCCTGTATCGATGCCGGAGTCATGACCTAA
- a CDS encoding IS66 family transposase, protein MHLPDSLFSSTDNEQLRSFVKNLLDTVEKQSVQIERQRVQIEQLVEENEQLRAEIRHLKKHKGKPKIRPNVSDKGDDQEDSSSAEDTDQAAGKSDTDRPPKSKRPRSQEAGETAAPPMTVDREEICSIAAPGENWRFKCYIDFFHTELDLRFVTTRYRREYYTTPEGGVSAPLPDHVKDRFGDNLKAHLLDFYHSCSTTQPLLLSWLHDHGCSISEGSLSNILTKGHDIFHQEKEELLEAGLTCSDYLQADDTGARHQGKNGYCLFIGNPYFSYFHSSDSKSRINFLGCLQGQQRLYLLNDVAIDYMENQVDVSKKWITALSECGEKRFSTEEEWESFLNSIGCAAPQQRRWATEGVLKAALMLNHRLENLIIHSDGARQFDTAFQHSLCWYHAGRNMDKLIPANDLERAARDTVQDQYWCLYDDIEAYQKKPTDKEKQKLYQEFDRWVTQRVDYPALQAELGKLMVVREELLLVLEYPWLPLHNNLSERQIREYVKRRKVSGGTRSKLGRKCRDTFASLKKTCKQHGVSFANYLRDRLTGTNLIPQLGHLILKASGYQETVLANGI, encoded by the coding sequence ATGCACCTGCCTGACTCACTATTCTCCAGTACAGACAATGAACAGTTGCGTTCATTCGTCAAAAACCTTCTCGACACGGTCGAGAAGCAATCTGTGCAAATTGAAAGGCAGCGCGTTCAGATCGAACAGCTGGTCGAAGAGAACGAACAGCTTCGAGCAGAAATTCGCCACCTGAAGAAGCACAAGGGCAAGCCTAAAATCAGGCCTAATGTCTCGGACAAGGGCGATGATCAGGAAGACAGCTCTTCTGCGGAAGACACTGATCAGGCTGCCGGGAAAAGTGACACTGATCGTCCGCCGAAAAGTAAACGACCACGATCACAAGAAGCCGGTGAAACCGCTGCACCACCAATGACTGTTGACCGAGAGGAAATCTGTTCAATCGCTGCTCCCGGTGAGAACTGGCGCTTCAAGTGCTATATCGACTTTTTCCATACTGAGCTGGACTTGCGTTTTGTCACTACTCGCTACAGGCGTGAGTATTACACAACTCCGGAAGGCGGGGTGTCAGCCCCGCTACCTGATCATGTGAAAGACCGTTTTGGCGACAACCTGAAAGCCCATCTGCTGGATTTTTATCATTCATGCAGTACGACACAGCCACTACTGCTATCTTGGCTGCACGACCATGGATGCTCAATATCAGAAGGTTCCCTGAGCAACATCCTGACGAAAGGCCATGATATTTTCCACCAGGAAAAAGAAGAATTGCTGGAAGCAGGGCTGACTTGCTCTGATTATCTCCAGGCCGACGACACAGGTGCTCGCCACCAAGGAAAAAACGGCTACTGCCTGTTTATCGGCAACCCTTATTTTTCCTACTTCCATAGCAGCGACAGTAAGAGCAGGATTAATTTCCTGGGCTGTCTGCAAGGGCAGCAGCGGCTTTATCTTCTCAACGACGTTGCCATTGACTACATGGAGAATCAGGTTGATGTGTCGAAGAAGTGGATCACTGCGCTATCCGAATGCGGCGAGAAGCGTTTCTCAACAGAAGAAGAGTGGGAGAGCTTCCTTAACAGCATTGGTTGTGCTGCCCCGCAACAAAGGCGCTGGGCGACAGAGGGTGTTTTAAAGGCCGCATTGATGCTCAATCATCGCCTTGAGAACCTGATTATCCATAGCGATGGAGCCCGGCAGTTTGATACAGCCTTTCAGCATTCGCTGTGTTGGTACCATGCGGGAAGAAACATGGACAAGCTGATACCGGCCAATGACCTGGAACGAGCCGCCCGTGACACCGTGCAGGATCAGTACTGGTGCCTCTACGACGACATTGAGGCCTACCAGAAAAAACCAACGGACAAGGAGAAACAGAAGCTCTACCAGGAGTTTGATCGTTGGGTAACACAGCGGGTTGACTACCCTGCCTTGCAGGCTGAGTTGGGCAAACTGATGGTTGTCAGGGAAGAGCTGTTATTGGTTCTTGAGTATCCGTGGCTGCCACTGCACAACAACCTGAGCGAGAGGCAGATCAGAGAGTATGTGAAACGGCGAAAGGTTAGCGGTGGTACCCGGAGTAAACTTGGGAGGAAATGCCGCGACACCTTTGCCAGTTTGAAAAAGACCTGTAAACAACACGGGGTGTCCTTTGCCAACTATCTCAGGGACAGGCTGACTGGAACCAATCTGATTCCGCAGCTGGGGCATCTCATCCTGAAGGCATCAGGCTATCAGGAAACGGTTCTTGCCAATGGAATATGA
- a CDS encoding RuvC family protein, producing the protein MNVIIGIDPGLTGAIAILNSSDQSIIRLEDMPVIPDGRKKKVSGHGLKQILGIHSRHEIDMVYLEQVGARPGQGVVSMFSFGRSVGAVEAAVSVMGLPLTYVSPQKWKRAAGLLRADKDASRGRVLDLYPSADVLRKKDNGRADAVLIARYGSQSA; encoded by the coding sequence ATGAATGTGATTATTGGGATAGACCCCGGATTGACCGGAGCCATAGCGATTCTGAACAGCAGTGACCAATCCATTATCCGCCTGGAAGATATGCCGGTGATTCCCGACGGCAGAAAAAAGAAAGTCAGCGGTCATGGCCTGAAGCAAATCCTTGGCATTCACTCCAGGCACGAAATCGATATGGTTTATCTGGAACAGGTAGGCGCCAGGCCGGGGCAAGGCGTGGTGAGCATGTTCAGCTTTGGCAGATCGGTAGGGGCGGTTGAGGCTGCCGTCAGTGTGATGGGGTTGCCACTGACGTATGTATCACCACAAAAATGGAAACGGGCAGCAGGACTGCTACGGGCAGACAAGGACGCCAGCCGGGGCAGGGTGTTAGACCTGTATCCGTCAGCTGACGTGTTGAGGAAAAAAGATAATGGACGAGCCGACGCTGTGCTCATCGCACGCTACGGGAGCCAGAGCGCATGA
- a CDS encoding DEAD/DEAH box helicase yields MKQGLLTEGDNPLFHSIAYETDIQQLIDHGYLSPLRSKGGKEKIELQGVRTRRGDFLASDMEQAVQKNDVTEKAVAEIIDYGRDRRAWLIFCVSVAHAEQTRSLLVEAGITAESITGRTPKPQRENILADYKAGKITALTSQSVLTTGFDAPHTDLIALLRATKSPGLYVQILGRGLRISPDTEKADPLVLDYGGNVERHGPIDRISTDSIKSGKSSGDAPVKECPECFELMLAGLRTCPACQYEFPAKDKHDSHASNGALLNSQVEPEWLDVDELFYDIHEKFGKPPSLQVTYRCGFETVREWVCFEHGGYARQKAVM; encoded by the coding sequence ATGAAACAGGGGCTGTTAACCGAAGGCGACAACCCTTTGTTCCACAGCATTGCTTACGAAACCGATATCCAGCAATTAATTGACCATGGCTACCTGTCGCCCCTACGCTCAAAAGGCGGTAAAGAGAAAATAGAGCTGCAAGGCGTTCGTACCCGTCGAGGTGACTTTTTAGCCAGCGATATGGAACAGGCAGTGCAGAAAAACGATGTCACCGAAAAGGCTGTGGCTGAAATTATCGACTATGGCAGGGATCGAAGAGCCTGGCTGATTTTCTGTGTCTCGGTGGCACATGCGGAACAAACCCGGTCATTGCTTGTGGAAGCCGGTATCACTGCTGAAAGCATTACCGGCCGCACTCCCAAACCGCAACGGGAGAACATACTGGCGGACTATAAAGCGGGAAAAATAACCGCCCTTACCAGCCAGAGCGTTCTGACCACCGGCTTTGATGCTCCACACACCGACCTGATTGCACTGTTGAGAGCGACCAAGTCACCGGGTTTATATGTGCAAATTCTGGGGCGGGGCTTGCGAATCAGCCCGGACACAGAAAAAGCCGACCCTCTGGTATTGGATTATGGTGGCAATGTTGAACGACATGGCCCCATTGACCGGATCAGTACCGACAGCATTAAGTCAGGCAAAAGTTCCGGTGACGCTCCGGTTAAAGAATGCCCCGAGTGCTTTGAGTTGATGCTTGCTGGCCTGCGGACTTGCCCTGCCTGCCAGTACGAATTTCCAGCCAAAGATAAACACGACAGTCACGCCTCGAATGGGGCTCTGCTGAACAGCCAGGTCGAACCGGAATGGCTGGACGTGGATGAGCTGTTTTACGACATCCATGAAAAGTTTGGCAAACCGCCCTCATTGCAGGTCACTTATCGCTGCGGGTTTGAAACCGTACGTGAATGGGTTTGTTTTGAGCATGGTGGCTATGCCCGACAGAAAGCGGTGATGTAG
- a CDS encoding N-acetylmuramoyl-L-alanine amidase, producing MKPRTATNFIVIHCSATREDQDCTVEDIRHWHVVERHWGDIGYHWVIERSGLVQPGRSQDVIGAHVRGHNHDSIGICLVGGLSQDNLPEDNFTQEQMLSLEMLVKSLQLRYPSAKVVGHSFFNPYKSCPVFSVEDWLEELS from the coding sequence ATGAAGCCAAGGACGGCGACGAATTTTATTGTGATTCACTGTTCAGCGACCCGGGAAGATCAGGACTGTACTGTCGAAGATATAAGGCACTGGCATGTGGTCGAACGACACTGGGGCGATATTGGCTACCACTGGGTGATTGAACGCAGTGGCTTGGTGCAGCCGGGTCGCTCGCAGGACGTCATCGGCGCACATGTCAGAGGCCACAATCATGACAGCATAGGCATTTGTCTGGTGGGTGGGTTAAGCCAGGACAACCTGCCGGAAGACAATTTCACCCAGGAACAGATGCTCAGTCTGGAAATGCTGGTGAAGTCCCTGCAACTGCGGTATCCGTCTGCAAAGGTGGTGGGGCATTCGTTTTTCAACCCCTATAAATCCTGCCCGGTTTTCAGTGTGGAAGACTGGCTGGAGGAACTGTCATGA